One Verrucomicrobiota bacterium genomic window, CGTCCGCCACGACGGGCACGGCGACGTCAACGGCCAGGAGACGCGGTGGAACTTCGACGGCTACGAGTGGACCAACGGCACCGTGCTGAGCACCGGCGACGTGGACGATCTCGTCGGCACCTTCGGTCCCGGCGACTTCAACGTCGCCAACCGCATCCAATTTACGCTTGTGCCCGAGCCGGGCGTCCTGGCCCTGCTCGCCCTGGGCGGCCTGCTGCTCGCCCGCCGCCGCTGCTGAGAGTGGGGGCTGCCTGTACCCATCCTCCCCAGAAAGAAGACAGGCTCCCGTTTCCTCAGGAGACGGCGGGACAACCCGAA contains:
- a CDS encoding PEP-CTERM sorting domain-containing protein (PEP-CTERM proteins occur, often in large numbers, in the proteomes of bacteria that also encode an exosortase, a predicted intramembrane cysteine proteinase. The presence of a PEP-CTERM domain at a protein's C-terminus predicts cleavage within the sorting domain, followed by covalent anchoring to some some component of the (usually Gram-negative) cell surface. Many PEP-CTERM proteins exhibit an unusual sequence composition that includes large numbers of potential glycosylation sites. Expression of one such protein has been shown restore the ability of a bacterium to form floc, a type of biofilm.), whose product is AVLVRSGPLTIPQGSFESNAAGVDAAFSFIITFDTPYTFTPGQDLVMLVRHDGHGDVNGQETRWNFDGYEWTNGTVLSTGDVDDLVGTFGPGDFNVANRIQFTLVPEPGVLALLALGGLLLARRRC